The nucleotide sequence CCGCCACCAGCCGCCCTCCAGCCGGACGGCGCGGGTGCGGATCCGGGCGTGGGCGGCGATGCGCTCCACCGGATCCGTACGGTCCTCGGTGGCGCGGCCCCTCGGCGGGTCGGGCAGGGTGATCCCGGCGGCCTCCGCCACCCGGCGGCACACCGCGTGCACCGCGTCGTCGGTGCTCTCCTCCGACGGCCGCCGCTCCCGCCGCTGCCCTCCGATGGAGGCGATCAGTGCCTGGTCGGCGCGGGTGCGCACGGCCTCACCGGCCCGGATACCGGCCGCGGTGCGGTCCGCGTGGGCCCGCTCCATGGTCTCGATCCAGCGGTCCACCGCGGTGCCGAGGCGGTACTGCTGGTTGACCATCCGCTGCCACAGCGCGCCGTCGATCAGCAGGTCACCGGCGGCCTGGGCGCTGTATTCGGCGCCGTAGCGCACGCTGCCGGGCGGCACCGGCAGCCAGAGCAGGTCCTCGTCGGCCGCCTCCGCCTCGGGCGCGGCCCCGCCGTCCAGCGGGGCCTGGAAGAGGACGCCGAGGCTGCGGCTCACCCCGAGCGCCACGGCGTGCTCCAGCGGGGTGGGCGGGGTGTCCTGGAATCCGCCGCCCCCGTAGGTGCCGTACGGGTCGTGGGTCTGGCCCGTGCCGTACGCGTCGTACGCCTCCGGACGGTACAGCTCGCGCAGCGGGATGCGGCGCACCAGGCAGTCCTGCGAGGGCCGGCCCAGCAGGGTGTGGCGTGGCCCCTCGACCGGGCCCGGGAGCGCGGCGCCCGTCTCCAGCCGGCCGAGGAAGTGCCACTGCCCCTCCTCCGCGGCGTCGACCGCGAACAGGTCCAGGGCTCCGCCGACGACGAGCCAGAGCACCTGCGGGCCCTCCAGCGGGAGGCTGCGCAGCCCGGCGCAGTCGACGGGCGTGCCGAGGGCGCCCAGCGCCTGGACCACCGCGTCGCCGCCGTCCGCGGCCACCGCCGCGGCCGGGTGAACGGACGCCATGTCAGTGCTCCTTCATCAGCTCGGCGTACGGCCCTCCGGCGGCGGCGAGGTCCTCGTGCCGTCCGCGTTCGACGACCGTGCCGCGGTTCAGGACGAGGATCTCGTCGCTGTCCCGCACGGTGCTGAGCCGGTGGGCGATCACCACACACGCACAGCCGCGGCGGCGCAGGTTGTCCATGACGATCTGCTCGGTGCGCGCGTCCAGGGCGCTGGTGACCTCGTCCAGGACCAGCACGCTGGGGCGGCGCACCAGGGCGCGGGCGATCTCCAGCCGCTGCCGCTGGCCGCCGGAGAAGTTGCGGCCGTCCTGCTCCACCCGGCAGTGGATCCCCTCCGGGCGCCGTGTGATCACATCGTCGTAGAGCGCGGCGTCCCGCAGGGCCTCCACCACCGCCTCGTCCGGGATCGACGGGTCCCACAGCGCCACGTTGTCCCGCACCGTGCCCTCGAACAGGAAGACGTCCTGATCGACGAAGGAGACCGAGGCGGCCAGCGCACCGCGGGGGATGTCCTCCAGGCGCTGTCCGTCGACGCGGATGACCCCCTCCCAGGGGGCGTAGAGGCCGGAGACGAGCCGGGAGACGGTGGACTTGCCGCTGCCGGAGGCGCCGACCAGCGCCACCTGGCGGCCGGGGCCGACGGAGAGCGAGAAGTCGCGCAGCAGCGGTTCGTCCAGCGGGCTGTAGCCGAAGGTGATGTTCTCCAGTGTCACCTGCCCGGTCAGCCGGCGGGTGTCCTCGCGCGGCTCGTCGCGGGTGTAGAGGGAGTCCACCGGGAAGTTCTCCACGTCCTTGAGCCGGGTCACATCGGCGGAGAAGTCCTGGATGCGTCCGGCCACTCCGTTGAGCCGGGTGATGGGCGCGGTGAAGCGGGTCACCAGCGCCTGGAAGGCCACCAGCAGACCGATGGAGATATGGCCCTCGACGGCCCGCAGCCCGCCGATCCAGAGAATGAGGGCGCTGTTGAGCGTGGCGAGGGTGGGGGCGACCACGGCCAGTGCGGCGCTGGGCACGCCGAGGCGCTGCTGCTCCTCCAGGGTGATGGCGTGCTGTCCGGCCCAGCGGCGGAAGTAGCCGGTCTCCCCGCCGGTGGCCTTCACCGTCTCGATGAGCTGGAGACCGGTGTACGAGGTGGTGGTCAGCCGCGCGGTGTCGGCCCGCAGCTTCTGGGTCCTGGTGGCCCGCAGCCGCACCACCACCCGTATCGCCACCACGTTGAGCAGCGCCAACCCGACGCCGACGAGGGTGAGTTGGGGGTCGTAGGTCCACAGCAGAAAGGCGTAGAGCACCACGACGATCCCGTCCACGGCCGCGGCGGCCAGATCGCGGGCGAGCGTTTCGGCGACGGTGTCGTTGGAGCGCAGCCGCTGGACCAGGTCGGCCGGGCTGCGCTGGGCGAAGAAGGTGACGGGCAGCCGCAGCAGATGCCGCAGGAACCGCGCGCTGCTGAGGGTGGAGGAGATGATGCGTCCGCGCAGCAGGTTCGCCTGCTGGACGCCGGTCAGTACGGCGGTGAGCACCACCGCCACGGCCATGGACGCGAACAGCGGCTCCAGCGTCGAATCCTGGCCGCCGATCAGGAAGGTGTCGATGAAGGTGCGGCTGAGCGCCGGGACCGCGGCCCCCACCGCCACCAGCAACAGGCTGGCCAGCAGCGAGGCCAGCAGGGTGCCCGTGGTGCCGCGCATGCGCGGCGGCAGGGCGCCCATTACCCCGGGACGGCGCCCGCCCCGGCGGAAGGAGTCCTCGGGTTCGAGGACCAGGACCACACCGGTGAAGCTGGTGTCGAACTCCTCGACGGGGACGAAACGGCGCCCCTTGTCGGGGTCGTTGATGTGGACGCCGCGCTTGCCGAACCGCCGCCCCATGCCGTCGTAGACGACGTAGTGGTTGAACTCCCAGAACAGGATCGCCGGGGCCCTGACCTCCGCGAGGGCCTCGGGCTCCATCTGCATGCCCTTGGCGCGCAGACCGTAGCTCCGGGCGGCCTTGAGCAGATTGCTGGCGCGCGATCCGTCCCGGGAGACACCGCAGGCGATCCGCAGCTCCTCCAACGGCACATGGCGCCCGTAGTGGCCGAGCACCATGGCGAGTGAGGCCGCACCGCACTCCAGGGCCTCCATCTGGAGCACGGTGGGGGTGCGCACGGTCCGGCGCCGGGTCTTCCTCGGCCCGGCTCCGCCACGTGGGGCGCGGCGCCGTCCGCGGGCCGGCTGGGGGCGGCGCGCTCCGCTGCTTCCGGCGGGTGCGGGCCGGGGCGGTCCGCCCTGGTTGGTCGCGGTCACGGG is from Streptomyces hygroscopicus and encodes:
- a CDS encoding peptidase C39; the encoded protein is MTATNQGGPPRPAPAGSSGARRPQPARGRRRAPRGGAGPRKTRRRTVRTPTVLQMEALECGAASLAMVLGHYGRHVPLEELRIACGVSRDGSRASNLLKAARSYGLRAKGMQMEPEALAEVRAPAILFWEFNHYVVYDGMGRRFGKRGVHINDPDKGRRFVPVEEFDTSFTGVVLVLEPEDSFRRGGRRPGVMGALPPRMRGTTGTLLASLLASLLLVAVGAAVPALSRTFIDTFLIGGQDSTLEPLFASMAVAVVLTAVLTGVQQANLLRGRIISSTLSSARFLRHLLRLPVTFFAQRSPADLVQRLRSNDTVAETLARDLAAAAVDGIVVVLYAFLLWTYDPQLTLVGVGLALLNVVAIRVVVRLRATRTQKLRADTARLTTTSYTGLQLIETVKATGGETGYFRRWAGQHAITLEEQQRLGVPSAALAVVAPTLATLNSALILWIGGLRAVEGHISIGLLVAFQALVTRFTAPITRLNGVAGRIQDFSADVTRLKDVENFPVDSLYTRDEPREDTRRLTGQVTLENITFGYSPLDEPLLRDFSLSVGPGRQVALVGASGSGKSTVSRLVSGLYAPWEGVIRVDGQRLEDIPRGALAASVSFVDQDVFLFEGTVRDNVALWDPSIPDEAVVEALRDAALYDDVITRRPEGIHCRVEQDGRNFSGGQRQRLEIARALVRRPSVLVLDEVTSALDARTEQIVMDNLRRRGCACVVIAHRLSTVRDSDEILVLNRGTVVERGRHEDLAAAGGPYAELMKEH